The Carassius auratus strain Wakin chromosome 40, ASM336829v1, whole genome shotgun sequence genome has a segment encoding these proteins:
- the LOC113058686 gene encoding NACHT, LRR and PYD domains-containing protein 12-like: MDVQKNEDGYSSSGYSSMQRDRSDSAEPSCVSMKSDCSMDPPPKLKCGDMQLNLSSMQLESSDSPEPSCVSMKSDWSMDHPLVFKGEDTRPNLRRILQSRSDEIKPICKKMKYDESMNQQLDFNESMGPDDSHEVLKTFRLNLKKRFQCLYEGIAKQGNPTLLNEIYTELYITESESGEISNEHEVRQIETQSRRAATEDTPIKCRDIFRALPGQDKPIRTVLTKGVAGIGKTVSVQKFILDWAEGKENQEVQLIFPLPFRELNLMKNKTLSLSDLLHVFFPKTKEIEISSGKYKVLFIFDGLDECRMSLDFQSDVRLCDVSESVSVDVLLTSLIVGNLLPSALIWITSRPAAADLVPSECVHRVTEVRGFNDPQKEEYFRKRVSDQSLAERIISHLKSSRSLFIMCHIPVFCWISAAVLEKMLSRAESGEIPKTLTQMYTHFLILQTNIKHEKDYEKKVTDEDMILKLGKLAYKQLEEGNLIFYEEDLRECGIDVTEASVYSGLCSQIFREEFGLYQGKVFCFVHLSIQEHLAALYVHLSYKNNRSKFFYDVSSELSEFFTYNLSDVHQKAVDKALQSKNGHLDLFLRFLLGLSVESHQILLQELMKQPISSSDSNEKTVEYIKMKIRTTLSPEKYINLFHCLNELGDILLVEEIQQYLRSGTIKEVKLSSSQWSAVAFVLLTSEEKLDEFRLKAFVGAENKADHILQKLVPVIKEFRTSKLSKCGVTDEGCAALASVLRSNSSHLRELNLSCNELEDSGVMRLSSGLKNPDCKLEILRLSKCSLSDKGCDALTSALRSNPEHLRELDLSENILEDSGVKHLSSGLENPHFKLEILRLYGCGITDKGCAALASALKSNPSHLRELDLSDNELEDSGVGTLSSGLLNPDCKLEMLRLNNCGITDEGCAALASVLESNPSHLRELDLSDNDLEDSGVMRLSSGLGNPVCKLERLRLRHCGISTKGCAALATALRSNPSHLRELNLNVKELRKSGRELLTVLLKSSLYKLESLL; the protein is encoded by the exons ATGGATGTACAAAAAAATGAAGATGGGTATTCTTCTTCAGGATACAG TTCAATGCAACGGGATAGATCAGATTCAGCagaacccagctgtgtgtccatgaaGAGTGACTGCTCTATGGATCCTCCTCCCAAATTAAAGTGTGGAGACATGCAGCTGAATCTCAg TTCAATGCAGCTGGAGAGCTCAGATTCACCAgagcccagctgtgtgtccatgaaGAGTGACTGGTCTATGGATCATCCACTTGTATTCAAGGGTGAAGACACACGGCCGAATCTCAG GCGAATCCTGCAATCCAGATCAGATGAAATAAAACCCATctgcaaaaaaatgaaatatgatgAGTCTATGAATCAACAACTAGACTTTAATGAAAGCATGGGTCCTGATGACAG CCATGAAGTCCTCAAAACATTCAGGTTAAATCTGAAGAAGAGGTTTCAGTGTCTTTATGAAGGAATAGCAAAGCAAGGAAACCCAACACtcctgaatgagatctacacagagctgtacatcacagagagtgagagtggagagatcagtaatgaacacgaggtgagacagattgagacacaATCCAGGAGAGCAGCAACAGAGGACACACCGATCAAATGTAGAGACATCTTTAGAGCTTTACCTGGACAAGACaaacccatcagaactgtgctgacaaagggagtcgctggcattggaaaaacagtctctgtgcagaagttcatcctggactgggctgaagggaaagagaatcaggaagtccagctcatatttccacttcctttcagagaGCTCAATCTGATGAAGAACAAAACACTCAGTCTTTCAGATCTTCTTCACGTCTTTTTCCCTAAAACAAAAGAAATTGAAATATCCAGTGGCAAATATAAAgtgttgttcatctttgatggtctggacgAGTGTCGTATGTCTCTGGATTTTCAGAGCGATGTGAGGTTGTGTGATGTAAGTGAATCAGTCTCAGTGGATGTGCTCCTGACGAGCCTCATTGTggggaatctgcttccctctgctctcatctggatcacctccagaccagcagcagctgatctcgTCCCGTCTGAGTGTGTCCATCGAGTGACAGAGGTACGAGGCTTCAATgaccctcagaaggaggaatacttcaggaagagagtcagtgatcagagtctggccgagaggatcatctcacacctgaagtcatcaaggagcctcttcatcatgtgccacatcccagtgttctgctggatctcagccgctgttctggagaagatgttgagtcgagcagagagtggagagattcccaagactctcactcagatgtacacacacttcctgatcctTCAGACCAACATCAAACATGAGAAGGACTATGAGAAGAAGGTGACAGATGAAGACATGATCCTCAAACTGGGGAAACTTGCATACAAACAACTGGAAGAGGGCAACCTGATCTTTTATGAGGAAGACCTGAGAGAGTGTGGCATTGATGTGACAGaagcatcagtgtactcaggattgtgctctcagatcttcagagaggagtttGGCTTGTATCAGGGGAAAGTCTTCTGCTTCGTTCATCTGAGCATTCAGGAACATCTAGCGGCTCTATATGTGCACCTCTCCTATAAAAACAACCGCTCAAAGTTTTTCTATGATGTGTCCTCTGAATTGTCAGAGTTTTTCACATATAATTTATCTGATGTACATCAGAAAGCCGTGGATAAGGCTCTACAGAGTAAAAATGGACATCTGGACCTTTTCCTGCGGTTTCTTCTGGGTCTCTCAGTGGAGTCTCATCAGATTCTTCTACAAGAATTAATGAAACAGCCAATAAGCAGCTCTGACAGCAATGAGAAAACAGTTGAGTACATTAAGATGAAGATCAGGACCACTCTATCTCCAGAGAAATACATCAATTtgttccactgtctgaatgaactgggtGATATTTTACTAGTTGAGGAAATACAACAGTACCTGAGATCTGGAACAATAAAGGAAGTTAAACTCTCTTCATCTCAGTGGTCAGCTGTAGCTTTTGTGTTGCTGACATCAGAGGAGAAGCTGGATGAGTTTAGGCTGAAAGCATTTGTTGGAGCAGAAAATAAAGCTGATCACATTCTTCAGAAGTTGGTGCCTGTGATTAAAGAATTCAGAACATCAAA gttgagtaagtgtggtgtcacagatgaaggttgtgctgctctggcttcagttctgagatcaaactcctcacacctgagagaactgaatctgtctTGCAATGAACTAGAAGATTCTGGTGTGATGCGTCTTTCTTCTGGACTCAAGAATCCTGACTGTAAATTAGAGATACTCAG gttaaGTAAGTGTAGTCTATCAGATAAAGGCTGTgatgctctgacttcagctctgagatcaaaccctgaacacctgagagaactggatctgtctgaGAATATACTAGAAGATTCTGGTGTGAAGCATCTCTCTTCTGGACTCGAGAATCCTCACTTTAAACTGGAGATACTCAG gttgtaTGGTTGTGGAATCACAGataaaggttgtgctgctctggcttcagctctgaaatcaaacccctcacacctgagagaactggatctgtctgaCAATGAACTAGAAGATTCTGGCGTGGGGACACTTTCTTCTGGACTCTTGAACCCTGACTGTAAATTGGAGATGCTTCG GTTGAATAATTGTGGaatcacagatgaaggttgtgctgctctggcttcagttctggaatcaaacccctcacacctgagagaactggatctgtctgaCAATGATCTAGAAGATTCTGGTGTGATGCGTCTCTCTTCTGGACTCGGGAATCCTGTCTGTAAACTGGAGAGACTCCG GTTAAGACATTGTGGTATCTCAAcaaaaggttgtgctgctctggctaCAGCTCTGAGATcgaacccctcacacctgagagaactgaatctgaaTGTGAAGGAACTGCGAAAATCAGGACGTGAACTGCTTACTGTTCTATTGAAGTCTTCACTTTATAAACTAGAGTCACTGCTGTAA
- the LOC113058687 gene encoding protein NLRC3-like has protein sequence MSQVQKNKDGDFSPGCSSLQQKSSNSAEPSCVSMKSDWSIDPPPEIKGGDRHSVSSVKQKSSDSAEPSCVSMKSDWSIDPPPEMKARDRHSVSSVKQKSSDSAEPSCVSMKSDWSIDPPPEMKDGDRSQRVDDDHSWQIMRPRPAAIEPPCKKMKYDESVNQPQDFNESLCPVDRHEVLNRFRSNLKRKFECLYEGTAMQGNPTLLNEIYTELYITESESGEISNEHEVRQIETQSRRAATEDTPIKCSDIFRALPGQDKPIRTVLTKGVAGIGKTVSVQKFILDWAEGKENQDVQLIFPLPFRELNLMKDKTLSLSDLLHVFFPEIKEMEISSDEYKVLFIFDGLDECRLSLDFQSDVRLCDVSESVSVDVLLTNLIVGNLLPSALIWITSRPAAADLVPSECVHRVTEVRGFNDPQKEEYFRKRISDQSLAERIISHLKSSRSLFIMCHIPVFCWISAAVLEKMLSRAESGEIPKTLTQMYTHFLLLQTNIKHEKDYEKKVTDEDIILKLGKLAFQQLVKGNLIFYEEDLRECGIDVTEASVYSGLCTQIFREEFGLYQGKVFCFVHLSIQEHLAALYVHLSSNNHNINVFDQINKQSLQSNVKDRFQLSSSEHVSLSALHQRAVDEALQSKNGHLDIFLRFLLGLSLKTNQSILQELIKQTISSSDSNEETIEYIKEKIKITCSPEKSINLFHCLNELGDILLVEEIQQYLRSGTIAEVKLSSSQWSALLFVLLTSEQVLDVFELNKFIGNKNTSNKILQKLLPVIKESRYAHLDDCNITGEGCAALASALRSNPSHLRELDLSENKLHNLGIKHLSEGLKDSHCKLQKLNLYHCGITAEGCAALASALRLNPEQLRELDFTENKIGDLGFKHLSDALKEPLCKLERLRLCRCGITDEGCAALTSALRSNPEHLRELDLSHNKLGDSGATALSTGLKNPHCKLEKLGLMSCDVTSEGSAVLASALRSNPLHLRHLDLTFNKLDRGARVSTLQCILEIPNNLLSLGI, from the exons TCAAAAAAACAAAGATGGAGATTTTTCTCCGGGATGCAG TTCACTCCAGCAGAAGAGCTCAAATTCAGCAgagcccagctgtgtgtccatgaaGAGTGACTGGTCTATAGATCCTCCTCCAGAAATTAAGGGTGGAGACAGGCATAGTGTCAG TTCAGTCAAGCAGAAGAGTTCAGATTCAGCagaacccagctgtgtgtccatgaaGAGTGACTGGTCTATAGATCCTCCTCCAGAAATGAAGGCTAGAGACAGGCATAGTGTCAG TTCAGTCAAGCAGAAGAGCTCAGATTCAGCAgagcccagctgtgtgtccatgaaGAGTGACTGGTCTATAGATCCTCCTCCAGAAATGAAGGATGGAGACAGAAGTCAACGTGTAGATGATGATCACTCATG GCAAATCATGCGACCCAGACCAGCAGCAATAGAACCACCCTGTAAGAAAATGAAATATGATGAGTCTGTGAATCAACCACAGGACTTTAATGAAAGCTTGTGTCCTGTTGACAG acATGAAGTCCTCAACAGATTTAGATCAAATCTGAAGAGGAAGTTTGAGTGTCTGTATGAAGGAACAGCGATGCAGGGAAACCCAACACtcctgaatgagatctacacagagctgtacatcacagagagtgagagtggagagatcagtaatgaacacgaggtgagacagattgagacacaATCCAGGAGAGCAGCAACAGAGGACACACCGATCAAATGTAGTGACATCTTTAGAGCTTTACCTGGACAAGACaaacccatcagaactgtgctgacaaagggagtcgctggcattggaaaaacagtctctgtgcagaagttcatcctggactgggctgaagggaaagagaatcaggacgtccagctcatatttcctcttcctttCAGAGAGCTCAATCTGATGAAAGACAAAACACTCAGTCTTTCAGATCTTCTTCACGTCTTTTTccctgaaataaaagaaatggaaatatccagtgatgaatataaagtgttgttcatctttgatggtctggatgagtgtcgTCTGTCTCTGGATTTTCAGAGCGATGTGAGGTTGTGTGATGTAAGTGAATCAGTCTCAGTGGATGTGCTCCTGACGAACCTCATTGTggggaatctgcttccctctgctctcatctggatcacctccagaccagcagcagctgatctcgTCCCGTCTGAGTGTGTCCATCGAGTGACAGAGGTACGAGGCTTCAATGACCCACAGAAGGAGGAatacttcaggaagagaatcagtgatcagagtctggccgagaggatcatctcacacctgaagtcatcaaggagcctcttcatcatgtgccacatcccagtgttctgctggatctcagccgctgttctggagaagatgttgagtcgagcagagagtggagagattcccaagactctcactcagatgtacacacacttcctgctCCTTCAGACCAACATCAAACATGAGAAGGACTATGAGAAGAAGGTGACAGATGAAGATATAATCCTCAAACTGGGGAAACTGGCTTTTCAGCAGCTTGTGAAAGGCAACCTGATCTTCTATGAGGAAGACCTGAGAGAGTGTGGCATTGATGTGACAGaagcatcagtgtactcaggattgtgcactcagatcttcagagaggagtttGGCTTGTATCAGGGGAAAGTCTTCTGTTTTGTTCATCTGAGCATTCAGGAACATCTAGCAGCTCTATATGTGCACCTCTCCTCTAATAACCACAATATAAATGTGTTTGACCAAATCAACAAACAGAGTTTGCAGTCTAATGTTAAGGACAGGTTTCAGCTCAGTTCATCAGAACATGTTTCATTATCTGCTCTGCATCAGAGAGCTGTGGATGAGGCTCTACAGAGTAAAAATGGACATCTGGATATTTTCCTGCGGTTTCTTCTGGGTCTGTCACTGAAGACTAATCAGAGTATTCTACAAGAATTAATAAAACAGACAATAAGCAGCTCTGACAGCAATGAGGAAACAATTGAGTACATTAAGGAGAAGATAAAGATCACATGCTCTCCAgagaaatccatcaatctgttccactgtctgaatgaactgggtGATATTTTACTAGTTGAGGAAATACAACAATATCTGAGATCTGGAACAATAGCTGAAGTCAAACTCTCTTCATCTCAGTGGTCAGctttactgtttgtattgttgaCGTCAGAGCAAGTACTGGATGTGTTTGAGCTAAATAAATTTATTGGAAATAAAAATACTTCAAATAAAATTCTTCAGAAGTTGCTTCCTGTGATTAAAGAATCCAGATATGCACA TTTGGATGACTGTAATATCACAGgagaaggttgtgctgctctggcttcagctctgagatcaaacccctcacacctgagagaattGGATCTGTCTGAGAATAAACTACACAATTTGGGAATCAAACATCTATCTGAAGGACTTAAGGATTCTCACTGTAAACTGCAGAAACTTAA TCTGTACCATTGTGGCATCACGgctgaaggttgtgctgctctggcttcagctctgagattgAACCCTGAACAGCTGAGAGAGCTGGATTTCACTGAAAATAAGATAGGAGATTTGGGATTCAAGCACCTTTCTGATGCACTGAAAGAACCTCTctgtaaactggagagactgAG GTTGTGTCGGTGTGGaatcacagatgaaggttgtgctgctctgacttcagctctgagatcaaaccctgaacacctgagagaactggatctctCTCATAATAAATTAGGAGACTCTGGAGCGACTGCTCTCTCTACTGGACTGAAAAATCCTCATTGCAAATTAGAGAAACTGGG GTTGATGAGTTGTGATGTCACAAGTGAAGGTAGTGCTGTTCTGGCTTCAGCTCTAAGATCAAACCCCTTACACTTGAGACATCTAGATCTGACTTTTAATAAACTAGATCGAGGAGCCAGAGTCTCTACTCTACAGTGTATACTGGAAATACCTAATAATCTGCT GTCTCTTGGTATTTAG